A genomic region of Anaerolineae bacterium contains the following coding sequences:
- a CDS encoding sugar ABC transporter substrate-binding protein encodes MTARRSSRREFLRLGGMAAGGLALAACGAATPQVVEKVVKETVEVEKIVKETVIAAPAPTYEQGELTILLCCSGPDEIAAKEAFNQRFAQAREGVTVTMTPMPAGQNYFERLQTVIAAGTAPDIYDMWEGYVQPYAENGALVNLDPFMEVDPILKKEDLWEGALGSVTYQNSIYSLLIAIIPGPVAMYYNKALLDAAGVAYPNNDYTWDQIREAALALTIGAETGAPSQYGIVYDLWFVPWLYWIWSNRGDVFNADETRCTATDPRTAEALQYWADMVIKDYIAPSVSMQSTMQGAPNMFQTGQVAMYLGNAWNLGDIKNAGEQGLDWGACLAPKANDGNRTFYQHTWCWGIWTGSQKPNLAWEYCRDFVTEEEMMTAFNTFQKAMPSVKRMLYTFLTPETEALGWAGLVDIVGDPAKIRWPGAGAKWDKISTIFQAEIDLVWTGEKTAADAMASACPLVDEELARA; translated from the coding sequence GTGACCGCGAGAAGGTCTAGCCGCAGGGAGTTTCTCCGTCTTGGTGGAATGGCAGCGGGCGGGCTGGCCCTGGCCGCCTGCGGTGCCGCCACCCCGCAAGTGGTCGAGAAAGTGGTAAAGGAGACTGTGGAGGTCGAGAAGATCGTCAAGGAGACGGTGATCGCCGCACCGGCTCCGACCTACGAGCAGGGGGAGCTGACCATCCTGCTGTGCTGCTCGGGCCCGGACGAGATCGCGGCCAAGGAGGCGTTCAACCAGCGCTTTGCCCAAGCCCGCGAGGGCGTGACGGTCACGATGACCCCCATGCCCGCGGGCCAGAACTACTTCGAGAGGCTGCAGACGGTCATCGCGGCCGGGACCGCGCCGGACATCTACGACATGTGGGAGGGCTACGTTCAACCCTATGCCGAGAACGGGGCTCTCGTCAACTTGGATCCCTTCATGGAGGTGGACCCCATCCTCAAGAAGGAGGACCTGTGGGAAGGCGCGCTGGGCAGTGTCACCTACCAGAATAGCATCTACTCGCTGCTGATCGCCATCATCCCTGGCCCGGTGGCGATGTACTACAACAAGGCTCTACTGGACGCCGCGGGCGTGGCTTACCCGAACAACGACTACACTTGGGATCAGATCCGCGAAGCTGCCCTGGCGCTCACGATAGGCGCTGAGACGGGCGCCCCGTCTCAGTACGGCATCGTCTACGATCTGTGGTTCGTGCCCTGGCTGTACTGGATCTGGTCGAACCGCGGCGACGTCTTCAATGCCGACGAGACGCGGTGCACCGCGACCGACCCGAGGACCGCCGAGGCGCTGCAGTACTGGGCCGATATGGTGATCAAGGACTACATCGCGCCGTCCGTCTCTATGCAGTCAACCATGCAAGGCGCCCCGAACATGTTCCAGACCGGCCAGGTAGCCATGTACCTGGGCAACGCCTGGAACTTGGGCGACATCAAGAACGCCGGCGAGCAGGGCCTGGACTGGGGCGCCTGCCTGGCCCCCAAGGCGAATGACGGCAACCGCACCTTCTACCAGCACACCTGGTGCTGGGGCATCTGGACCGGCTCCCAGAAGCCGAACCTGGCCTGGGAGTACTGCCGGGACTTCGTGACCGAAGAAGAGATGATGACCGCCTTCAACACCTTCCAGAAGGCCATGCCCAGCGTCAAGAGGATGCTGTACACCTTCCTCACTCCGGAGACCGAGGCGCTCGGTTGGGCCGGGCTGGTAGACATCGTCGGCGACCCGGCGAAGATCCGCTGGCCGGGTGCCGGGGCCAAGTGGGACAAGATTAGCACCATCTTCCAAGCCGAGATTGACCTGGTGTGGACGGGCGAGAAGACCGCCGCTGATGCCATGGCTTCCGCTTGCCCGTTGGTGGACGAGGAGCTGGCGCGGGCGTAG